Genomic segment of Rhodothermaceae bacterium:
TAGGCTCTGAGAGACTTTTTTTGCTATTCTTGAATTTTCGGACAGACACTAAGTAATGTCCAATTGCAGAGATGAAGATTTCTCCCGAGGATCGGGATGACATTCCGGTGAGCCTTACCGGATGCCCTATGCGCCATTGCCTTCTTCCATGTTCTGAACCTATAATGAAGGTAATGGTTTCCTCAACGCATGTCAAACTTCGTATATAATCCCATTATATTGAGTGGATCAACGCCGCGGCAGATGCTCACACGTGCTACGTCTTCAGACAACGCCGATGGCAGGAGTAGCTAACTTGGGCAAGGTCATACTCATCACCGGAGCCTCCTCCGGCATGGGCCGGGAGGCTGCGATCCTCTTGGCCCGTGGGGGGCACACCGTGTACGCAGGTGCACGCCGGGTGAATCGTATGAAGAATCTGTCCGAACACGGCATCACTCCGATCGAGATGGATGTCTCGAAGGGTGAGGACAACGAGCGAACCGTGTGCGAGATCATCGATGCCCAGGGACGCATCGACGTTCTGATCAACAACGCGGGTTTCGGTCTCTACGGGACAGTAGAGGACATCCCGCTCGAAGACGCCAGATACCAGTTCGAAGTGAACCTGTTTGGCCTCGCCCACCTCACCCAACTCGTCCTGCCGCATATGAGGGCGCGGCGCTCAGGCCGAATCGTCAACGTCTCGTCGATGGGAGGGAGGATTTTTACTCCCCTCGGGGCTTGGTACCACGCCACCAAACACGCCCTCGAGGGCTGGTCGGACTGCTTGCGTGTGGAAACCGCCCCCTTCAACATACAGGTCGTCGTTATCCAACCGGGTGCGATCAGGACCGAGTTTGGCGACGTAATGGGAGCCCGCCTGAGGAAATACTCCGAGGACACGGCCTACAAAGCCCAAGTGGACTCGCTTCTGAGGCTGATGGACAGCATCGAACCAAGTGACCTCGGCACCGGGCCGGAAGTTCTCGCCAAGGTGTTCGTCAAGGCCGCGACGGTCCGAAACCCGCGCCGGCGATACGTCAGCGGCACGATGGCGCGCCCCCTGATGTTTCTCCGCAAGTGGTTCGGGGACGGACTCTACGAATTCATGCTGCGCCGCATGTTCCGCTGATGTCATCGGGCCTTACCACGACGACTTCGAACTCCCGTCACCCGAATGGGATTTCCAGCCATTTCAACCCAGTCAGCTCGGATTCGAGTCCACCGGCAGGGAGGGCAGATCGTGCAGTCCCCATAGAACTTACGTGACTTCTTGCCTATCACGAAGCACACCTAATTCTAATAAGCCGAACAAAGTCTCTTCAGTTACGAATTCATATATGAAGCAGATCTCTCCCACTCGATTCGATCCAAGTCACTGATCCAGAATTTAGTAACTTCTTTGCCGGCTCTCCGTAAAGGAACACTGGTTACAACCGATTTACTTACCCGGCCGATTTCTCGGCAGTCAAGTGCCCAAGGGAGACCTGGACGAAATCAACCTAAACACAGATACGATTGACTGGCGACTCCACTTAGGGGATTAACTGAGTTGACGGCCTGAGGCATTTCGCAGACCGAGATGGAATATCATGGTGGCGAGGTAATTGCTCCAGATGGCCTGATTTTTGTTGGAAGAGATGGTAGAAAGATGGGACAAGATTCGGGGCGTGTGTCTGACATTGGGTTTGCCTGAGTGACGCAGCTCGAGTCGGTTGGCTGCTGAGTGAGACAGAAGAAAAAAAACGAGCCTTGGGGACCCAAACCCCCAAGGCTCTCACCACTAAACCTAATGGTCAAAGATAGTGCATCGAGACATACTTTGAATACAAAAGACGCACGCCAACGACAAATCTTCATCGTTGAACATTCAATCCCGCCTCAATTCACCTGCAAGATCCCGAGGGTTGTGGCCTAAGATGCAGACAAGCGACGGATTCGAATATTCCGGAACCACACCGGATCACTGTGATCCTGCAGACAGATATGCCCCACCTTCGTCATTCCATAGTCGGGCATGTCAATCCATTTGCTCTCAGCAATAGAGGCCTTCCAGGCATCACTCCACAGCTCATAGGAGACGATCTTTTCACCGTTGAGCCAATGCTCAACCTTTGCTCCATCAACAACAATACGAGCTTGATTCCACTCTCCGACCGGATTGACTACATCCGCTGATGGGGCATGCATATCATAGTTTGCTCCCGCGTGACGATCTGCGCCCTCCTTGGCGTCGGGGTGTGCGTCATTATCCAGAATCTGATATTCCGGACCGGTACGCCAAGGGTAATCATGTGCCTCAGATACCCTGAACATGATACCACTGTTGCCCGCAGGGGAAATTTTCCACTCCAGTTTCAACTCGAAATTCTCATACTGCTCTAACGTGATAATATCACCACCTTCTCCCTCACCCGAAAAATGTAGTGCCCCATCTTCACTGACCTGCCACGCCTCGGGAATCCCTTCGCCCCCATAACGTCGCCACTGATCAGCACCAAGCTCCTGCCAGGAAGTGTCTGCCGTAACGGCTTCATCAGCTACTTCTACCGAAGCTTGTGCCGAAGTAGAATGCGTTACCAAAAAAAGTGCACCGGTCATTGCGCCAGCTACAATTAATCGCGTCATCATTGTAATCGAGGGTTTGTGAAAGAATAAGCTATTCAGTTTGCACTTCGGCAGATTTATCGTAATCCGCAACTTTGTCATCGAATAGCAGAACGAAGGCCAAGGAGAACACGAACGTTGCAACCGCAAAGATTGTCCAGAATGTACCCCAACCAGCGATATCAAGCTGTCCGTTGTCTCCAAACGTATTTACGTAGGCACCACTTAATTGAGTTCCCAAGAAAAACCCAATTCCCTGGGTAAGGAGAACGAGCAGCCCCTGCACTTGACCGCGGACTTCGGGGGCGGTTTTCTTATCAATGTAAATCTGCCCGGTGACGAAAAAGAAATCGTAGCAGATCCCGTGAATCAGAATTCCAATCATGATAAACCAGTACATCCCCACACTGCCCCCTAATGCGAAGATTGCAAAGCGGGCAACCCAAGCCAGCATGCCAAGAAGAAGCATCCACTTCACTCCCAGGCGGCGGAAGAAAAATGGAATCATGAGCATAAAGAAAATCTCGCTCACCTGCCCCCATGCCATCTCCCCACTAGGGTTGGCAAAGAGATTTGTGCCCGTAAAGACCTCCGTATTAACTTGAGAAAAATACAGTGGTGCGTAAGGGAAATATGTTCCGAACGCAATGAATATGAGCATTGCTGCCGCAAGGAAGACCACAAAGGACTTGCTCTTTAGTGCATTAAATGCATCAATACCAGCGATCTGCTTCCAGGAGGTGGATTGCCCTCTTGACGGTGGTGGTGTGTAAGGAAGTGTAAAACTATATAGTCCAAGAAAGAGCGCGGCGCCTCCTCCGATATAAAGCGGAGTCGGAGAAGCATCTGCCTGGAGGACATATCCCATAAATAATCCAATGGCAGCCCAGCCAATCGTTCCAAAAACACGAACCACCGGAAATTCCTTTTCCTGATTCTTTAAATGATGAAAGGCCAGCGAGGCTGTAAGTCCAAGGGTTGGGAAGTAGCAGAGTGCATGTAACCCCAAGAGTGGAAGGAAGAGATTCGTCCCGGCAGCCGATGGCATCATGCACATGGCGGCACCAGCAATCAGCATGAGTACGCCCAAAAGCTTTTCCGAATCAAAGAAGCGGTCCGCCACCATCCCGAGGAAAAATGGCCCAATAATGCAGGCAATCGGCCCAAGAGCATAGGCTAATTGAATCCAGTCTCCAATCCCCTCCGCACTCATATAATTGCCCAAGGTAGGTGCCCAAGCTCCCCAAATAAAGTACTGGACAAACATCATTACGCTAAGGCGTGCAACAAGTCCTACATTCATCTCAAATCTCCTGTTGATTGACGGATAAAAGAAACGCCGCAGGATCGGTAATCGTACGGCGTCCGAAATACACAGAAACAACCATCCCAATTACGGGATACTGATTCGATCCGTGCTAATATAATCAAGATTTCAATTAATTCTGAGCCTCAATAAATTCTTCCACACGACTGACGATGACTTCCGGTTCAGTTCCATCCGCCTCTGACTGATCAATCTCAGCGCGGAGAGCAGCGATCTCGTCAGCACTTGCCCCATCATTCCTCTCCAATTGGTCTACATGCGCACGCGCGAGTGCAAATGAAGGAGGCCATTCATAGGTCGGCTGTTTTTGCGCATTCAAATATTCAAGCTGCACCGTATTTGCCGCCGCAATCTCGTTCTCCGTGAGAAAACCACTCGGAACAAGCTCGAAAACATCGAGACCACGGGCAATCTCACTATTGTAAATGTATCCGTTATACCAGTAGACAGACCAGCTTCCGCCCATCTGCATTTGATCTGCAGATACGGGACCACGGTCATGGTAGGCAATCTCAATCACATTGGCAGGGTCTGTCCAGTCCGTGATAGAAATCCCACCCTGATACCAGGACTGCACAAAAATATCCCGCCCTGGGACAGGAATTAGTGATCCATTGTGTGCAACACAGTTCTCCTGCTCCGTCTGGGGCACGGGAAGCTTATAATAGCTCTGGAAATGCATCTTGTTCTCTTCATCAATCGTGAAATAGGCATTTGCGCCCCATTCCATCGGATCGGTCTCACGGCATTTGGGGCCTCCACCACCACCCCACTCATCGGTGAAGAGGATTTTTGAACCATCATTGCTGAAGGTTGCCGAGTGCCAGTACGAAAAATTGCTGTCTGCGACGGCATCCAGTCGGAATGGATTCTCTGGATCAGAAATATCAAGAAGAATACCATAGCCTTCACAGGCGCCGCCAGCTAAACCGATTTCTGGATACAGTGTGATATCGTGGCACTGATCTGGACCACGATCCTGATCATCTCCACTTCCCATCATGGCAGCGATCATGTCTGGAAGAGCTTCGCGAAATGCCATGGTGTCTGCCGCGGTTGGCTCGGTAATTCCCTCCTCCTCAAAATATGAACCACTCATTGCGACGACATACCGTTCCGGGAGAATCATCGTGCGTGAGCCCATTTCGACAACAATCTCCCCACGTGCCCTGGCTTCTTCAAACTGGGCTTTTTCAGCCTCTGTTGGCCCATGCACAGGCGGAGCAGTCAGGTCTTCGAAAATTCGTGGAGAACTGACGATCGCTGCCTGAGTCGGATCAGACAGTGGCACTTTGATGACTTCAATGCGGAAGAGTGCGGATTCGGGATCTTCACTCGGAGACATCCCGGAACATCCAGGTAATTCATCTGCCGGGCGGACGGGAGCGGATCCAGATACATACACGTAAACATTCTCATCATCACCAGGGTCCTTGAGCAGTGAGTGGGTATGAGATCCCCGACAGGTCTGGACATTATGGACATACTGTGGATCCAGTACATCCGTGATATCAAAGATTCGAATCCCTCTCAGACGATCCGGACTCACGCTTTCCTCTACGCCCTGGTCTCCGCAGTCAAGCCGTCCGCCTAGCCCTTCACCCGAAACAAATAGTAGGTTTTCATAGACAGACACATCACTCTGAGATGCAGGACATACATATTCTTTTGCAAGGATGGGAGTACTTGGATCAGACACATCCCATATCTGAATACCATTATAGTTGCCCTGGAAAACATAATTCCCTTTGAAGGCAAGGTCACTGTTGGTTACACCAATGAAATTTTCAGAGGGCGGAACAGTCGCAACCATGTTTAAATTCCAAATTGCCTCTTCCGCATCAAACAACCCCGCCTCAAGGCCAATGCGTGGATCATCAAGAACCATAGCCTGCTGGGCAAAGCTGATGTCTAACCGAAACAGGATCACAGTCAGGACCATGGTGGTAAGGAGGGTACAAGTTCTCATTTGTCTTTCAAGTTTGTGTTTCAGTGTGCAACTCCAAGATCATCCAGCATCAGTTTCATGCGATTAATCTCCGTAATCTGATCAACGTGGATTTCTGAAGCTAATTTATAGGTGTCATCACCGGTGATGGCCCCATCTATTTTGAACAATTCTCTAACCATGTGGACAGCTCCCTCATGGTGCATAATCATGTATTCCAGGAACAACCGGTCAAAATCTACACCTTGGGCGGCTTCAAGCTCTTTCAGTTGCGCGTCGGTAAGCATTCCCGGCATATGTGTGTCGTGATGATCCGCGCCATGAATCATCAGAGAATTTCCCTCGATCATGATATGAGGAACCACCTGATCCCGCTTACGCAGCCACTCCTGCATGATTCGGATTTCATCATTCTGAGCATTAATAATCCGGGCAGCCAAAACCTGAATTGTTGGACTAGCCCCATTGGGCTCTGCAAATGATGACATGACAAGAGCCTGTGCATGGTGTGCAATCATGCCCGTCATAAAATCTACATCCGCCTGGGAAAAACGTGCAAGTGCGCTATCCTTGCGAGCCCAAAAAAGTGCTTCCAATTCCTCAGAATCCTGAGCAATGGATGGTACTACTACACACAGACCGAGGAAAAGGGGAAATCCGAACCGAAGCGATAACAACAACTGTTTTCCTTGCATAGCCGGTCGTTCAACTGGGAATTTCTGAAAATGTTACAGGAAATCTACTCTAAAACGGTTAAAACACCGCAGATAACTGCATGCGAACCGTGTGGACTTGAGGGGCATCCTGAGGGCTGCGCCCCGTATAAGTTAGGGTGGCCCGTAAAACACGGTTCAGCTGCATCCATCCGTTTACGTGCCAGAGGAGAGAGCGTCCCCCCCCCCTGCCGTCGGTGAGTTCAAAAAATGCAAGCCCCCTCGAGTTCGGCTCCGCCGTCAATACGACACTGGCAAGTTCAAAACGTGCGCTGATGTTGGATCGACCTGCCCGATCCCACGAACCCTGTAGCGGCAGTTTTATAACCGTTGCCTTCCCCCTTGTCCTCGTGCTTTTCCGGGCATAATCCAATCCACTGGATAATCGGATATTTGACATAGCTGACCACTGAATCTTCTGCACGAATGACCTGGTTTGAATATCGAACTCCCGTGAACCGAATGCAGTACTCTGATTGATTTTATCCGAGAATACCCCTCCTGACTCAAAGGCCCACACATCTCCAAGGCTCCATCGTATCTGCGCCCGAAATTCATCAATACTCCGCATCTCCGTGTCGGCCGCAAAAACATTGGTTGAGCGAATTTTTCGCCAGGAGGTATGGAACCCATACTGAGGCTGATTTCTAAAGAGCCAGAGATCCTGCATCAGATTGAGCGTACCGCGGACAGTGTTTTCTGGGTGACGAAACCTGGATTGCCGCAAAAGATAGATATTCACCGGATCGGAATCTTTGCTTTTTTCCTGTACCTCTATCGCTGTTTTGAGCGTGACCTGACGGAGCCATTTTTGCCATACTGTCTTTGGGGTGCGCCAGCGTTGCATTCCTTCAAACTGGATATTCAACCGAGCTTTTAACCCTGTTACGGATTGCAGCGAGTCGGATGGGATCAGCGTACGTGCATACACTCCTTCGTTTTGGGTGACTTCCGGCGTGAACTCATCAATCTCAACAACCCCATTCCCGTTGGAATCATTCCAGACATACTCTCCCAACTCTGGTCCGGTACGAATGTAGATCTCCTGCAGTACAGGGGTTTGCTCAGAGAGTGCCTCATAAAACCAGTTTAAGCGTAATAGTCGCCCCCACGGCTGTGCACGACCATCCCAGCGGACAACCAAGGATCGCTCATCTAATAGCCCTTGGGTGGTTTGAAAGAAGTCCGTATAATTTGTGTACTGTACGCCTAGCCGCCCTTGGCTTTGAAAAGACTGCCGCTGCCCTGTTTGATAATTCATACTGGTTGTTGCGGTACGTCTTCCGGGTAGTAAACTGTAATTGCCCGACCAAAGGTGTTCCTCCCGCCAGTCAACCCCCGCAGACCACATGCCCCAGTTCCCCTTCAGCTCTACTGCCGGAGATATTTCCCAGTACTGCTGCGAGTCCTCTCGAAGCCCCTGACTTATGTGTTGGTGACGCTGGCTCGTCTTCAAGCGTGTACGGACATTTAAGCGATTCTGCAACAATGCTTTGCTGGCTAGCACTTCATGTCGGACCCATCTCCCCCTCACTGAATTCGCATCACTCTTAATATGGGTGAAGAGATAGTTGAGTTTGGGCAAATAGGGTTCGTCAACGATGAGTGTTGCCTCCCTTCGATCCCCTCTGAATACCCCGAACTGCTCCAATTGACCGATCGTGCCGGCGATTGAGGATGTTTCAGACAACTGCCAGGCTGCACTTGCTTCATCAATCGTTTCCTGATGTGCCTGGACAAGCCCACGATCAATCGGCAGATTCCAGGAGCGCACAAATTCAACTGGCTGCGTTCGATCAAATGTAGCGAAATTCTCCCCTCTTCGGCGACGATTGGCGGTGAATTCCATTTTGCCCAATCCAACGGGCAAGTCGCTTACCGTCAGGCGGATATCGTAGCTGTGCGCCCGGTCGTTGTCTGCATCCAAGGAAGAAAAGCGGTTTTCATCACGATAGGAATGCGCCCACTCTCCCGCGATCTCGACATAGCGGATCGGTGCAAAACTTCCCCGCAAATCAAACATACGCTGCTGCGCTGGCTTCGGCAATACACGTATCGGTGAATACTCTCCCTGCCCAGGGCCACGATAGCTATAAATAATCCCATTCGTGGTTTGACCTTGCCGCACATAATCTCCCTGTCCAGATCCGACCCGGGTAAATTCAACTCGAAAAACTTCACTCTCGGAAGCATCTGTAATGGGTAAGTAGATCTGATAACTTTTTCCAGCGACCGTCGTGTCTACTTGCGTATAGTGTACCCATGGCGCATCAGGATCATAGGTTACCGGGGTTGCACCACTGCGCGAAGCCTCCGAGTCTCCCAACTGGGCAAGGAGCTGCTTATCGTCAGTGGTGAGCCCGAATTCCTGAT
This window contains:
- a CDS encoding SDR family NAD(P)-dependent oxidoreductase: MGKVILITGASSGMGREAAILLARGGHTVYAGARRVNRMKNLSEHGITPIEMDVSKGEDNERTVCEIIDAQGRIDVLINNAGFGLYGTVEDIPLEDARYQFEVNLFGLAHLTQLVLPHMRARRSGRIVNVSSMGGRIFTPLGAWYHATKHALEGWSDCLRVETAPFNIQVVVIQPGAIRTEFGDVMGARLRKYSEDTAYKAQVDSLLRLMDSIEPSDLGTGPEVLAKVFVKAATVRNPRRRYVSGTMARPLMFLRKWFGDGLYEFMLRRMFR
- a CDS encoding DUF1080 domain-containing protein: MTKLRITINLPKCKLNSLFFHKPSITMMTRLIVAGAMTGALFLVTHSTSAQASVEVADEAVTADTSWQELGADQWRRYGGEGIPEAWQVSEDGALHFSGEGEGGDIITLEQYENFELKLEWKISPAGNSGIMFRVSEAHDYPWRTGPEYQILDNDAHPDAKEGADRHAGANYDMHAPSADVVNPVGEWNQARIVVDGAKVEHWLNGEKIVSYELWSDAWKASIAESKWIDMPDYGMTKVGHICLQDHSDPVWFRNIRIRRLSAS
- a CDS encoding nucleoside permease, coding for MNVGLVARLSVMMFVQYFIWGAWAPTLGNYMSAEGIGDWIQLAYALGPIACIIGPFFLGMVADRFFDSEKLLGVLMLIAGAAMCMMPSAAGTNLFLPLLGLHALCYFPTLGLTASLAFHHLKNQEKEFPVVRVFGTIGWAAIGLFMGYVLQADASPTPLYIGGGAALFLGLYSFTLPYTPPPSRGQSTSWKQIAGIDAFNALKSKSFVVFLAAAMLIFIAFGTYFPYAPLYFSQVNTEVFTGTNLFANPSGEMAWGQVSEIFFMLMIPFFFRRLGVKWMLLLGMLAWVARFAIFALGGSVGMYWFIMIGILIHGICYDFFFVTGQIYIDKKTAPEVRGQVQGLLVLLTQGIGFFLGTQLSGAYVNTFGDNGQLDIAGWGTFWTIFAVATFVFSLAFVLLFDDKVADYDKSAEVQTE
- a CDS encoding DUF305 domain-containing protein encodes the protein MQGKQLLLSLRFGFPLFLGLCVVVPSIAQDSEELEALFWARKDSALARFSQADVDFMTGMIAHHAQALVMSSFAEPNGASPTIQVLAARIINAQNDEIRIMQEWLRKRDQVVPHIMIEGNSLMIHGADHHDTHMPGMLTDAQLKELEAAQGVDFDRLFLEYMIMHHEGAVHMVRELFKIDGAITGDDTYKLASEIHVDQITEINRMKLMLDDLGVAH